One window of the Archangium primigenium genome contains the following:
- a CDS encoding WS/DGAT/MGAT family O-acyltransferase — MSERMNPVDAAWLQMEEPTSLMVITAVLWFDTPLEWARLVQRVRERLVEPHPRFRQRVVPGGVWSAPRWEDVPDFALEAHLRRTRLEAPGGPEALAPRVGESMSTPLDPARPLWELHLFDGYASGSALLVRVHHAIADGIALGRVLMSLTDASADGARRPPDFEEPTPGPGTWGRLWRGALKVADSTQAAWKRGGELWAEPIQLMDLAVEGARGASAVSRLLTLPRDPPSPFTGRLGRAKRVAWSRPVPLEQVREIGHGTGSTANDVLMAVVAGALRRYMRARGVPTQDLRAVVPVNLRSLHEPLPRTLGNRFGMVFLPLPVGEEDAVARLWELKRRMDALKRSPEAALVFGLLSAAGLAPAAVERAAVDVMRRKSSLVLTHVPGPKRPVYLAGARLSGMAFWVPMAGRLGLGLSLFSYAGHMTLGVAADAGLVPEPEAFIADFEAELEALAQAVRDAHAPADS; from the coding sequence ATGTCCGAGCGGATGAACCCCGTGGACGCGGCGTGGCTCCAGATGGAGGAGCCCACGAGTCTCATGGTCATCACCGCGGTGCTCTGGTTCGACACGCCCCTGGAGTGGGCGCGTCTGGTGCAACGGGTGCGCGAGCGGCTCGTGGAGCCTCATCCGCGCTTCCGCCAGCGGGTGGTGCCCGGGGGCGTGTGGAGCGCGCCGCGCTGGGAGGACGTGCCGGACTTCGCGCTCGAGGCCCATCTGCGGCGCACGCGGCTGGAGGCCCCGGGCGGCCCGGAGGCCCTGGCGCCCCGGGTGGGCGAGTCCATGAGCACGCCGCTCGACCCCGCGCGCCCGCTGTGGGAGCTGCACCTGTTCGACGGGTATGCCTCGGGCAGCGCGCTGCTCGTGCGGGTGCACCACGCCATCGCGGACGGCATCGCGCTCGGGCGGGTGCTCATGTCCCTGACGGACGCGAGCGCGGACGGGGCCCGGCGGCCTCCGGACTTCGAGGAGCCCACGCCCGGGCCGGGGACGTGGGGCCGGCTGTGGCGCGGCGCGCTCAAGGTGGCCGACTCCACCCAGGCCGCCTGGAAGCGGGGCGGGGAGCTGTGGGCCGAGCCCATCCAGCTCATGGACCTGGCGGTGGAGGGCGCGCGCGGGGCGTCGGCCGTCAGCCGGCTGCTGACGCTGCCGAGGGATCCCCCCTCGCCCTTCACGGGGCGGCTCGGCCGAGCCAAGCGCGTGGCATGGTCCCGGCCGGTGCCCCTGGAGCAGGTGCGCGAGATTGGCCATGGCACGGGCAGCACGGCCAACGACGTGCTGATGGCGGTGGTGGCGGGCGCCCTGCGCCGCTACATGCGCGCGCGCGGCGTGCCCACCCAGGATTTGAGGGCCGTGGTGCCGGTGAACCTGCGCTCGCTCCACGAGCCCCTGCCGCGCACGCTCGGCAACCGCTTCGGCATGGTGTTCCTGCCCTTGCCGGTGGGCGAGGAGGACGCCGTGGCGCGGCTGTGGGAGCTCAAGCGGCGCATGGACGCGCTCAAGCGCTCGCCGGAGGCGGCCCTGGTGTTCGGCCTGCTGAGCGCGGCGGGCCTGGCGCCCGCGGCGGTGGAGCGCGCGGCGGTGGACGTCATGCGACGCAAGTCCTCGCTCGTGCTCACCCACGTGCCTGGCCCCAAGCGGCCCGTGTACCTCGCGGGCGCGCGGTTGTCGGGCATGGCCTTCTGGGTGCCCATGGCGGGGCGGCTGGGCCTGGGCCTGAGCCTCTTCAGCTACGCGGGCCACATGACGCTGGGCGTGGCGGCGGACGCGGGGCTCGTGCCCGAGCCGGAGGCGTTCATCGCGGACTTCGAGGCGGAGCTCGAGGCGCTGGCCCAGGCGGTGCGTGACGCGCACGCCCCCGCCGACTCCTGA
- a CDS encoding methyltransferase domain-containing protein has product MNLMSLRRQTWGDVQARLRHLPRNPLRGLLADVPELASPTPRDAPVVDTERVTAFRRAIERYVGPEQTVVDVGTGNGLRAMLAARCQPGKLYAVDASRNLDTAQWVACRNGFTDIEFVRADISRFQPSERVDVLLHEQVGDGIFDTGLIPKLLDARDRLLAPGGRILPNRFDIFFEPVQLREEARVPFIWDQRLPDVDFSCLQILRDTLDPAYFTRLIRPQDVERSLCEAQPAFTLDLETLKAGALPKRLSLERSVERAGRMDGLCLFYRAHFDATLSYDTVPERPRACAPVMLLRTDCREFTRRDTLRVELSLPDLADITTWRWNVA; this is encoded by the coding sequence ATGAATCTGATGAGTCTGCGCAGGCAGACCTGGGGTGACGTGCAAGCGCGGTTGAGGCATCTGCCGAGGAACCCGTTGCGCGGCCTCCTGGCGGACGTCCCCGAGCTGGCGAGCCCCACTCCGCGAGACGCACCCGTGGTGGACACCGAGCGGGTGACGGCGTTCCGGCGCGCCATCGAGCGCTACGTGGGCCCGGAGCAGACGGTGGTGGACGTGGGCACGGGCAATGGCTTGCGCGCCATGCTCGCGGCGCGGTGCCAGCCGGGTAAGCTGTACGCGGTGGATGCGTCGCGCAACCTGGACACGGCGCAATGGGTGGCATGCCGCAACGGCTTCACGGACATTGAATTCGTCCGCGCGGACATCTCCCGCTTTCAGCCCTCCGAGCGGGTGGACGTGTTGCTACACGAGCAGGTGGGTGATGGCATCTTCGACACGGGGCTGATTCCGAAGCTGCTGGACGCGCGGGATCGGCTGCTCGCGCCGGGGGGCCGCATCCTGCCCAACCGCTTCGACATCTTCTTCGAGCCGGTGCAACTGCGCGAGGAGGCGCGGGTGCCCTTCATCTGGGACCAGCGCCTGCCGGACGTGGACTTCAGCTGCCTGCAGATCCTGCGGGACACGTTGGATCCGGCGTACTTCACCCGCCTCATCCGGCCGCAGGACGTGGAGCGCTCGTTGTGCGAGGCCCAGCCCGCCTTCACGCTGGACCTGGAGACGCTCAAGGCCGGCGCGCTGCCCAAGCGCCTGTCGCTGGAGCGCTCCGTCGAGCGCGCGGGCCGCATGGACGGCCTGTGCCTCTTCTACCGGGCCCACTTCGACGCCACGCTCTCCTATGACACCGTCCCCGAGCGGCCCCGCGCGTGCGCGCCGGTGATGTTGCTGCGCACGGATTGTCGGGAGTTCACGCGCCGGGACACGCTGCGCGTGGAGCTGTCCCTGCCGGACCTGGCGGACATCACCACCTGGCGATGGAACGTCGCCTGA